One window of Cryobacterium arcticum genomic DNA carries:
- a CDS encoding GlxA family transcriptional regulator, with product MLKKIVCVAIPGMAPFEFGVICEVFGIDRSAHNGPVFDFEVVTAVPGALRTKLGFDIVVHQGLDAAADADLIAIPAYEAGTEIHPDVLRVVREAEARGAWVLSVCSGAFILGAAGILDGRRSTTHWMYADALAAAYPNTTVDPDVLFVDDNRVVTGAGTAAGIDAALHVVRRELGATAANVIARRMVVPPQRDGGQSQFIQTPVAERCSDSFAEIIGWMMQTLDQDLTVDQLARRALMSPRTFARRFRAELGTTPTAWLNRQRLMLAQQLLEETDDTLDSIAAQTGFGAAAVMRHHFVRTLQTTPTAYRRTFGIPRPAPDYAVVARKTSPEPAKVTVLSSGVM from the coding sequence ATGCTCAAGAAGATCGTCTGCGTCGCCATTCCGGGCATGGCCCCGTTCGAATTCGGGGTGATCTGCGAGGTTTTCGGCATCGACCGCTCCGCGCACAACGGTCCGGTGTTCGACTTCGAGGTGGTGACGGCCGTTCCGGGGGCGCTGCGCACCAAGCTGGGCTTCGACATCGTGGTGCATCAGGGCCTCGACGCCGCCGCGGACGCCGACCTGATCGCCATCCCCGCCTACGAGGCGGGGACCGAGATCCACCCGGACGTGCTGCGGGTGGTGCGGGAGGCGGAGGCCAGGGGCGCCTGGGTGCTCAGCGTCTGCAGCGGCGCCTTCATCCTCGGTGCGGCCGGGATCCTCGACGGTCGCCGCAGCACGACCCACTGGATGTACGCGGACGCCCTCGCCGCCGCGTACCCGAACACCACGGTCGACCCCGATGTGCTTTTCGTCGACGACAACCGGGTGGTCACCGGGGCCGGCACCGCGGCGGGCATCGACGCCGCACTGCACGTGGTGCGCCGGGAGCTCGGCGCGACAGCAGCCAATGTGATCGCCCGCCGCATGGTGGTGCCGCCCCAGCGCGACGGCGGGCAGTCCCAGTTCATCCAGACGCCCGTGGCGGAACGCTGCAGCGATTCTTTCGCCGAGATCATCGGCTGGATGATGCAGACCCTCGACCAGGACCTCACGGTGGATCAGCTTGCTCGGCGCGCGCTGATGTCACCGCGCACCTTCGCCCGCCGGTTCCGGGCCGAGCTCGGCACCACTCCGACGGCCTGGCTGAACCGGCAGCGCCTGATGCTGGCACAGCAGCTGCTCGAGGAGACCGACGACACCCTCGACTCCATCGCCGCGCAGACCGGATTCGGCGCCGCGGCCGTCATGCGGCACCATTTCGTGCGCACCCTGCAGACCACGCCGACGGCCTACCGGCGCACGTTCGGCATCCCCCGCCCGGCGCCGGATTACGCCGTGGTAGCCAGGAAGACCTCGCCGGAGCCCGCAAAGGTGACCGTGCTCTCGTCGGGCGTGATGTAG
- the manA gene encoding mannose-6-phosphate isomerase, class I gives MFVGIDNTPRDYAWGSPTAIAELLGHPASGGPEAELWLGAHPGSPSVILDPALAGGAKNLAEWIAQAPETALGSRFADAGRLPFLMKILAAHSPLSLQAHPSPERAAEGFALENAAGIPVDAADRNYRDPFHKPEIIFALSDTFEALCGFRDPRQIRSILAELRALDATMDDPQPGALAGLENRLLGADALHDVVDWLLRDGRGGDSGEVSWLVERVVALAERAAFLIEGGAQVSFAAELAMVRSLAAAYPGDPGIVISLLTNLVSLKRGEVLYLPAGNIHAYLSGLGVEVMASSDNVLRGGLTPKHIDVDELLEVLDFHPLPVPYLAPVVQSDGVAVYRPDVPDFQLAHISVTADAAADEAGRVGVPLRQVTLTGPAIAICTSGRFLVAGAGSSLSLARGESIYITPDESTVTFAGSGEVFLATTA, from the coding sequence ATGTTTGTGGGCATCGATAACACACCGCGGGATTACGCCTGGGGATCGCCGACCGCGATCGCCGAGCTGCTGGGGCATCCGGCCTCCGGCGGCCCCGAAGCCGAGCTCTGGCTCGGCGCGCACCCCGGCAGCCCGTCGGTGATCCTCGACCCGGCGCTCGCCGGGGGAGCGAAAAACCTGGCCGAGTGGATCGCCCAGGCGCCGGAGACCGCGCTCGGCTCGAGGTTCGCCGACGCCGGACGGTTGCCGTTCCTGATGAAGATCCTCGCCGCCCACAGCCCGCTGTCGCTGCAGGCGCATCCGTCGCCCGAACGCGCCGCGGAGGGCTTCGCGCTGGAGAACGCCGCCGGGATCCCCGTGGATGCCGCCGACCGCAACTACCGCGACCCCTTCCACAAGCCGGAGATCATCTTCGCGCTCAGCGACACCTTCGAGGCGCTCTGCGGGTTCCGCGATCCGCGCCAGATCCGCTCGATCCTTGCCGAGCTCCGCGCGCTGGACGCCACCATGGACGACCCGCAGCCCGGCGCGCTTGCGGGGCTGGAGAACCGGCTGCTCGGCGCGGACGCGCTGCACGACGTCGTGGACTGGCTGCTGCGCGACGGTCGCGGCGGCGACTCCGGCGAGGTCTCCTGGCTGGTCGAACGGGTGGTGGCGCTCGCCGAGCGGGCCGCGTTCCTCATCGAGGGCGGCGCCCAGGTGAGCTTCGCCGCCGAACTCGCGATGGTGCGTTCCCTCGCGGCGGCCTACCCGGGCGACCCGGGCATCGTGATCTCCCTGCTCACCAATCTGGTGTCGCTCAAGCGCGGCGAGGTTCTGTACCTGCCGGCCGGCAACATCCACGCGTACCTCTCCGGGCTGGGCGTCGAGGTGATGGCCTCCTCCGACAACGTTCTGCGCGGGGGCCTCACCCCCAAGCACATCGACGTTGACGAACTGCTCGAGGTGCTCGACTTCCACCCGCTGCCGGTGCCCTATCTGGCCCCGGTCGTGCAGTCCGACGGCGTGGCCGTCTACCGGCCGGACGTGCCCGATTTCCAGCTGGCGCACATCTCGGTGACGGCGGATGCAGCGGCCGATGAGGCCGGCCGAGTCGGCGTGCCCCTCCGGCAGGTGACGCTCACAGGACCGGCCATCGCGATCTGCACCTCCGGCCGGTTCCTGGTCGCCGGCGCCGGCTCGTCGCTCAGCCTGGCCAGGGGCGAATCGATCTACATCACGCCCGACGAGAGCACGGTCACCTTTGCGGGCTCCGGCGAGGTCTTCCTGGCTACCACGGCGTAA
- a CDS encoding phytoene desaturase family protein produces MSVRRGRPEIDAVVVGSGPNGLAAAVTLARAGLKVRVYERSAQVGGGAATAELTLPGFHHDVCSAVHPLALASEFFQRFGLSDRLQLTVPEVSYGHPLPGGRAGLAYRSLARTVDELGRDGPAWHRLFAPLVEHSQQVAEFTGNQLLRVPRHPATALRFGLRTLEQGGPLWDWRFSGDEAPALLTGVSAHTIRALPSLATAGAGLTLSTYAHAGGWPIPVGGSGAIVTAMVDDLLAHGGEIITSTEVRRLSELPPARVVLLDLTPRALLRLAEGELPAGYARRLAAFRYGNAVAKVDFALSDPVPWQARGLSAAGTVHVGGTRAMIRRAENTVARGRHAEEPYVLVSQPSGIDPSRAPAGRHTLWAYTHVPRGSTVDQTEVIIRQIERYAPGFRDTILATASRTAQDVERHNPNYVGGDISAGEVSLTQLVRRPVLSPDPWRTPLAGVYLCSSATPPGPGVHGLAGWHAALSALRHDLGVRVAPDLSPTAG; encoded by the coding sequence GTGAGCGTGCGGCGCGGGCGACCGGAGATCGACGCCGTCGTGGTGGGCTCGGGGCCGAACGGCCTGGCCGCCGCGGTGACGCTGGCCAGGGCCGGGCTGAAGGTGCGCGTCTACGAGCGGTCGGCGCAGGTCGGCGGCGGCGCCGCCACCGCTGAGCTCACACTGCCCGGCTTCCACCACGATGTGTGTTCCGCCGTGCACCCGCTGGCGCTGGCGTCCGAGTTCTTCCAGCGGTTCGGCCTCTCAGATCGTTTGCAGTTGACGGTGCCCGAGGTCTCTTACGGGCATCCGCTGCCCGGCGGCCGGGCCGGACTGGCGTACCGCAGCCTGGCGCGCACGGTCGACGAGCTGGGCCGGGACGGCCCGGCGTGGCACCGGTTGTTCGCCCCGCTCGTGGAGCACTCGCAGCAGGTGGCCGAGTTCACCGGAAACCAGTTGCTGCGGGTGCCCCGGCACCCGGCGACCGCGCTGCGTTTCGGTCTGCGCACCCTCGAGCAGGGCGGCCCGCTGTGGGACTGGCGGTTCAGCGGCGACGAGGCCCCGGCGCTGCTCACCGGCGTGAGTGCGCACACGATCAGGGCGCTGCCCAGCCTGGCCACGGCCGGCGCCGGGCTCACCCTCTCGACCTACGCGCACGCGGGCGGCTGGCCGATCCCGGTCGGCGGCAGCGGCGCCATCGTGACGGCGATGGTCGACGACCTCCTGGCGCACGGCGGCGAGATCATCACGTCCACCGAGGTGCGACGGCTGAGCGAGCTGCCGCCGGCCCGGGTGGTGCTCCTGGACCTCACGCCCCGTGCCCTGCTGCGACTGGCCGAGGGGGAGTTGCCCGCCGGGTACGCGCGGCGCCTGGCGGCCTTCCGGTACGGAAACGCCGTCGCCAAGGTGGATTTCGCACTGTCCGACCCCGTGCCCTGGCAGGCGCGGGGCCTTTCCGCCGCGGGCACCGTGCACGTCGGCGGCACCCGGGCAATGATCCGGCGGGCCGAGAACACCGTGGCCCGCGGCCGGCACGCCGAGGAACCCTATGTGCTGGTGTCGCAGCCCAGCGGAATCGATCCGAGCCGCGCTCCGGCGGGCCGGCACACCCTCTGGGCCTACACGCATGTTCCCCGTGGCTCCACCGTGGACCAGACCGAGGTGATCATCCGCCAGATCGAGCGGTACGCGCCGGGCTTCCGCGACACCATCCTGGCGACCGCCTCCCGCACCGCGCAGGACGTGGAGCGGCACAACCCCAACTACGTCGGCGGGGACATCTCGGCCGGCGAGGTGAGCCTCACCCAGCTGGTGCGACGGCCCGTGCTCTCCCCCGACCCCTGGCGCACACCGCTGGCCGGGGTGTACCTGTGCTCTTCGGCCACCCCGCCCGGCCCCGGCGTGCATGGCCTGGCCGGCTGGCACGCCGCCCTCAGCGCCCTGCGCCACGACCTCGGGGTGCGCGTCGCCCCCGACCTCTCCCCGACAGCCGGCTGA
- a CDS encoding acyl-CoA dehydrogenase family protein codes for MTFEPLGSDFFGYENLLRPEEKAALARIRDYLESDVRPVVNGCWERAEFPTEIIKPLGALGAYSFGWEETRPFENSAVFRGFVALELARVDASVATFVGVQNGLAAGSIAACGSATQRAHWLPRLASGDIVGAFALTEPLSGSDSAQGLRTTATRDGDSWVLNGAKRWIGNATFSDITIVWAKDTADGAVKGFIVPTDTAGYTATKIEGKISLRSVQNADITLENVRVSEQNRLQEANSFRDTARVLRFTRAEVSWAAVGLAMGAYEAAAAYAAERVQFGKPIGGHQLVQDLLVKSLGNITASLGMVVRVSQMLDEGTQRDEHSALAKSYTTSRMRETVAWCRELFGGNGIVLDYDIARFFSDAEAIYSYEGTQEMNTLIVGRSITGLAAFV; via the coding sequence ATGACCTTCGAGCCCCTCGGCAGTGATTTCTTCGGATACGAGAACCTCCTCAGGCCCGAGGAGAAAGCCGCCCTCGCCCGCATCCGCGACTACCTCGAGTCGGATGTGCGTCCGGTGGTGAACGGATGTTGGGAGCGCGCCGAGTTCCCGACGGAGATCATCAAACCGCTCGGCGCCCTCGGGGCGTACTCCTTCGGGTGGGAAGAGACCCGTCCCTTCGAGAACTCGGCGGTCTTCCGCGGCTTCGTGGCGCTGGAGCTGGCGCGGGTGGACGCATCCGTCGCCACCTTCGTGGGCGTGCAGAACGGCCTCGCGGCCGGGTCGATCGCGGCCTGCGGGTCGGCCACCCAGCGGGCGCACTGGCTGCCCCGGCTGGCCAGCGGCGACATCGTGGGCGCCTTCGCGCTGACCGAGCCGCTGTCGGGATCGGACTCCGCACAGGGGCTGCGCACCACCGCGACGCGGGACGGCGACAGCTGGGTGCTCAACGGCGCCAAGCGCTGGATCGGCAACGCCACCTTCTCCGACATCACCATCGTCTGGGCCAAGGACACCGCGGACGGCGCTGTGAAGGGCTTCATCGTGCCCACCGACACCGCCGGCTACACGGCCACGAAGATCGAGGGCAAGATCAGCCTGCGCTCGGTGCAGAATGCCGACATCACCCTGGAGAACGTGCGGGTGTCCGAGCAGAACCGTCTGCAGGAGGCCAACTCGTTCCGGGACACCGCCCGGGTGCTGCGGTTCACCCGAGCCGAGGTGTCCTGGGCTGCCGTCGGCCTGGCCATGGGCGCCTACGAGGCCGCCGCCGCCTACGCCGCCGAGCGGGTGCAGTTCGGCAAGCCGATCGGCGGCCACCAGCTCGTGCAGGATCTGCTCGTGAAGAGCCTGGGCAACATCACGGCCAGCCTGGGCATGGTGGTGCGCGTCTCCCAGATGCTCGACGAGGGCACCCAGCGCGACGAGCACTCGGCGCTGGCCAAGTCGTACACGACCTCGCGGATGCGGGAGACCGTGGCCTGGTGCCGGGAACTGTTCGGCGGCAACGGCATCGTGCTCGACTACGACATCGCCCGGTTCTTCTCCGACGCGGAGGCGATCTACTCCTACGAGGGCACCCAGGAGATGAACACCCTCATCGTGGGCCGCAGCATCACCGGACTGGCCGCGTTCGTCTAG
- a CDS encoding glycosyltransferase, whose protein sequence is MQARVTAIIVARNGASHLERTLEALRQQTRQPDTVVAVDCGSSDATSDLLAAFGPTHFISADSSLSFGAAINAAVRVIGEPTGDHELLWLLAQDSAPEPGALQNLVGELEIAPSVAVAGPKIMEWVADDYIHDFGESMTPYGSTVTLVESELDQEQHDGMSDVLAVSAAGMLVRHTVWNRLGGFDPALPVVDDSLDFCVRVRLAGFRVSVVAAARVSSAGDGVAGPDGSSRGRARRRRVRAERAAQLHRRLVYAPAWALPVHWLSLIPLAFLRSIGDLLRKEPGAILGEFSAAFAAAFQGGRVRTARRRLAATRTLGWSAISSLRVSAAEVRRRHALTREAALTGARGDRPEIRFFSGGGAWTTLAAAAVGVAMLASLIGAQSLTGGGLLPLSATVGGLWSNVGYGWRDIGLGFVGAGDPFAVVLAILGTLSFWSPSFALVLLYLLALPLAAVGAWMAATRLTHRGAIRAIAAALWALSPAFLTAIAAGRPAAIIVHLLLPWLFFAAFAAARSWSASGSAALLFAAIVACAPSLAPALLVGWLLCVLVSGRSVMRFIGIPLPALALAIPLIWNQALRGNWLALLADPGVPVPTASVPVWQFILGFPSGDFGGWTHLLPVWGADASVAGYLVPLLLIPIAVLALLSLLLPGARGAAFALLTALLGLLTAILAGSLSVASVGSQAVGIWPGAGLSLYWLGIVGAVVFTARGLHRAAVAPLAVAAVALAVVALPLAAAIPLGTSAVQEGIGRIQPAFVTAEAAVDPRVGTLQIVAQPDGGILATIVRGTGDTLDVQATVNSTATTLTEEQTELATLAGNLASRSGLDATADLAKFGIRFVLLRPAASTPASWGETAGVSQAAADTTARTITSLDGNAALAPVGDTVFGQLWRSDAPADANANGTIPADPGGVFGLVTGIIALVVIGATILLSVPTGAGREAVRQAHRDAVRRASRLSKPVKPTRPARAPKPARIPRSKRPTGRRVRGSAAVESAVPLSTGETGEAPSPAVEQNSSPDTDSAGTSGTDARTDSTSPKDADHGH, encoded by the coding sequence ATGCAAGCCAGAGTCACCGCCATCATCGTCGCCCGCAACGGCGCTTCGCACCTCGAGCGAACTCTCGAGGCCCTCCGTCAGCAGACCCGCCAGCCGGACACCGTCGTCGCTGTCGACTGCGGATCGAGCGACGCCACCTCCGACCTGCTCGCCGCGTTCGGACCCACGCACTTCATCTCCGCGGACTCGTCTCTCTCGTTCGGGGCGGCCATCAACGCCGCCGTGCGCGTGATCGGCGAGCCCACCGGCGACCACGAACTGCTCTGGCTGCTCGCCCAGGACAGTGCCCCCGAGCCCGGCGCGCTGCAGAACCTGGTCGGGGAACTCGAGATCGCTCCCTCGGTGGCCGTGGCCGGTCCGAAGATCATGGAATGGGTCGCCGACGACTACATCCACGACTTCGGCGAGTCGATGACCCCGTACGGCTCCACGGTCACCCTCGTCGAGAGCGAACTCGACCAGGAACAGCACGACGGCATGAGTGACGTGCTGGCGGTCAGCGCCGCCGGCATGCTCGTGCGGCACACGGTCTGGAACCGGCTCGGCGGCTTCGACCCCGCACTGCCCGTCGTCGACGACTCCCTCGATTTCTGTGTGCGTGTGCGCCTGGCCGGGTTCCGCGTGTCCGTGGTCGCCGCCGCCAGGGTCAGCTCGGCCGGTGACGGCGTGGCCGGCCCGGACGGGTCCTCCCGCGGACGTGCCCGACGTCGGCGCGTGCGCGCCGAACGCGCGGCCCAATTGCATCGCCGGCTGGTTTATGCCCCGGCCTGGGCGCTGCCGGTGCACTGGCTCTCCCTCATCCCGCTGGCCTTCCTGCGCTCGATCGGCGACCTGCTCCGCAAGGAGCCCGGCGCCATCCTGGGCGAGTTCTCGGCCGCCTTCGCCGCCGCTTTCCAGGGCGGACGGGTGCGCACGGCCCGGCGCCGGCTCGCGGCGACCCGCACGCTGGGCTGGTCCGCCATCTCGTCGCTTCGGGTATCGGCCGCCGAGGTGCGGCGTCGTCACGCCCTGACCCGGGAAGCCGCCCTCACCGGTGCGCGCGGCGACCGGCCCGAGATCCGGTTCTTCTCCGGTGGTGGAGCCTGGACCACCCTCGCAGCAGCAGCCGTCGGCGTCGCCATGCTCGCGTCCCTCATCGGCGCCCAGTCCCTCACCGGCGGGGGCCTGCTGCCGTTGTCGGCGACAGTCGGTGGACTGTGGTCGAACGTCGGCTACGGCTGGCGCGACATCGGTCTGGGGTTCGTCGGCGCGGGCGACCCGTTCGCCGTCGTCCTTGCCATCCTCGGTACCCTCAGCTTCTGGTCGCCGTCGTTCGCGCTCGTGCTCCTCTACCTGCTGGCGCTGCCCCTGGCCGCGGTCGGCGCCTGGATGGCCGCCACCCGGCTCACCCACCGCGGCGCGATCCGGGCCATCGCCGCCGCCCTCTGGGCGCTCTCGCCGGCCTTCCTCACCGCCATCGCGGCGGGCCGACCCGCGGCCATCATCGTGCACCTGCTGTTGCCGTGGCTGTTCTTCGCCGCCTTCGCCGCCGCCAGGTCCTGGTCGGCGTCCGGCTCCGCCGCGCTGCTCTTCGCCGCGATCGTGGCTTGTGCCCCGTCGCTCGCGCCCGCCCTGCTGGTGGGCTGGTTGCTGTGCGTGCTCGTGAGCGGGCGCAGTGTGATGCGGTTCATCGGCATCCCGCTGCCGGCTCTCGCGCTGGCCATCCCGCTGATCTGGAACCAGGCCCTCCGCGGTAACTGGTTGGCCTTGCTGGCCGATCCCGGTGTCCCTGTGCCGACCGCAAGCGTTCCGGTGTGGCAGTTCATCCTCGGCTTCCCGTCCGGCGACTTCGGCGGGTGGACCCACCTGCTGCCGGTGTGGGGTGCCGACGCTTCCGTGGCCGGCTATCTGGTTCCGCTTCTGTTGATCCCCATCGCCGTGCTCGCGCTCCTGTCGCTGCTGCTGCCCGGCGCCCGTGGAGCGGCCTTCGCGCTGCTCACCGCCCTCCTCGGACTGCTCACCGCGATCCTCGCGGGGTCGCTGTCGGTCGCCTCGGTGGGCAGTCAAGCCGTGGGCATCTGGCCGGGCGCAGGTCTCAGCCTGTACTGGCTCGGAATCGTCGGTGCCGTCGTCTTCACCGCACGCGGGTTGCACCGCGCCGCCGTCGCCCCCCTCGCGGTGGCCGCGGTCGCGTTGGCCGTCGTGGCCCTGCCGCTGGCCGCCGCGATCCCGCTCGGCACCTCCGCCGTGCAGGAGGGCATCGGTCGCATCCAGCCGGCCTTCGTCACCGCCGAAGCTGCGGTCGACCCCAGGGTGGGCACCCTGCAGATCGTCGCGCAACCGGACGGCGGCATCCTCGCCACCATCGTGCGCGGCACCGGGGACACTCTCGACGTGCAGGCCACCGTCAACAGCACGGCCACGACGCTCACCGAGGAGCAGACCGAGCTGGCGACCCTTGCGGGCAACCTGGCCTCGCGGAGCGGCCTGGACGCCACCGCCGACCTGGCGAAGTTCGGCATCCGATTCGTGCTGCTGAGGCCGGCCGCCAGCACCCCCGCGTCGTGGGGCGAAACCGCCGGCGTCAGCCAGGCGGCGGCGGACACGACCGCCCGCACCATCACCTCGCTCGACGGCAACGCCGCCCTGGCGCCCGTCGGTGACACCGTCTTCGGTCAGCTCTGGCGTTCGGATGCTCCCGCCGACGCCAACGCCAACGGCACGATCCCGGCCGACCCCGGCGGGGTCTTCGGACTCGTCACCGGCATCATCGCCCTGGTCGTCATCGGCGCGACGATCCTGCTCTCGGTGCCGACCGGTGCCGGCCGCGAGGCCGTGCGCCAGGCCCACCGCGACGCCGTTCGGCGCGCCTCACGGCTGAGCAAACCGGTCAAACCCACCCGCCCGGCGCGCGCACCGAAGCCGGCGCGGATCCCGCGCTCGAAGCGACCCACGGGCCGACGCGTGCGCGGATCCGCCGCAGTGGAGAGCGCCGTGCCGCTGAGCACCGGCGAGACCGGCGAGGCCCCGAGCCCCGCCGTCGAGCAGAACAGCAGTCCCGACACCGACAGCGCCGGCACCAGCGGCACCGACGCCAGGACCGACAGCACCAGCCCGAAGGATGCAGACCATGGCCACTAA
- the galE gene encoding UDP-glucose 4-epimerase GalE: MAWLVTGGAGYIGSHVVRAFLAEGIEVVVLDDLSSGHAEFVPDGVPFVQGTLLDTALLAQTFADHSIDGVVHVAGFKYAGVSVTRPLHTYEQNVTATALLLAAMQDAGVSRIVFSSSAAVYGTPFTDLVTEDTAKSPESPYGESKLIGEWLLRDQAVAAGLAHTSLRYFNVVGSGTPELRDTSPHNLFPMVFDALVEGRTPRINGNDYQTADGTCVRDYIHVADLAISHVAAARRLDAGESIAPVYNLGSGDGVSVGEIMSTVAAVTGIPFTPEIGPRRTGDPDRIVASGELAARDLDWKMRHSLQDMVQSAWEARQASSV, translated from the coding sequence ATGGCTTGGCTTGTTACCGGAGGGGCCGGCTATATCGGCTCCCACGTCGTTCGCGCGTTCCTGGCTGAGGGCATCGAGGTCGTCGTCCTCGACGACCTGTCCAGCGGGCACGCTGAATTCGTTCCGGACGGCGTGCCGTTCGTGCAGGGGACCCTTCTCGACACTGCGCTGCTGGCACAGACCTTCGCCGACCACTCCATCGACGGTGTCGTGCACGTCGCAGGCTTCAAGTACGCCGGCGTCTCGGTGACCCGCCCGCTGCACACCTACGAACAGAACGTCACGGCGACCGCGTTGCTTCTGGCCGCTATGCAGGATGCCGGCGTGAGCCGCATCGTCTTCTCATCGAGCGCGGCCGTCTACGGCACTCCGTTCACCGACCTGGTGACCGAGGACACCGCCAAGAGCCCGGAGTCGCCGTACGGCGAATCGAAGCTCATCGGCGAGTGGTTGCTGCGCGACCAGGCGGTTGCCGCCGGCCTCGCCCACACCTCGCTGCGCTACTTCAACGTCGTCGGCTCCGGTACGCCCGAACTCCGCGACACCAGCCCGCACAACCTGTTCCCGATGGTGTTCGACGCCCTGGTCGAGGGGCGCACCCCGCGGATCAACGGCAACGACTACCAGACCGCCGACGGCACCTGCGTGCGCGACTACATCCACGTGGCCGACCTGGCGATCTCGCACGTGGCGGCCGCCCGTCGCCTCGACGCCGGCGAGAGCATCGCCCCGGTCTACAACCTCGGCAGCGGCGACGGTGTCTCCGTCGGCGAGATCATGAGTACGGTCGCGGCCGTCACGGGAATCCCGTTCACGCCGGAGATCGGACCGCGTCGCACGGGCGACCCCGACCGCATCGTGGCATCGGGCGAGCTCGCGGCCCGTGACCTCGACTGGAAGATGCGGCACAGCCTGCAGGACATGGTGCAGAGTGCCTGGGAAGCCCGGCAAGCATCCTCAGTGTGA
- a CDS encoding WhiB family transcriptional regulator, producing the protein MTLSEYRSGVPEDWFVDPVRLGVPGVRKDPAIADGADDNPLGWQSDSLCAQTDPEAFFPEKGGSTRDAKKICASCEVRPQCLQYALANDERFGIWGGLSERERRKLRKRAG; encoded by the coding sequence ATGACGTTGTCTGAATATCGTTCCGGGGTACCTGAAGACTGGTTCGTCGATCCTGTACGCCTTGGCGTGCCGGGGGTCCGCAAGGATCCGGCGATTGCCGACGGTGCCGACGATAACCCGCTGGGCTGGCAGTCGGACTCGCTATGCGCCCAGACCGACCCCGAAGCCTTCTTCCCTGAAAAGGGTGGCTCCACGCGGGACGCGAAGAAGATCTGCGCTTCCTGCGAGGTGCGTCCGCAGTGCCTGCAGTACGCCCTCGCCAACGACGAACGCTTCGGAATCTGGGGCGGACTTTCAGAGCGCGAGCGCCGCAAACTGCGCAAACGCGCGGGCTGA